The genomic stretch CTAATTCAATATTTTCCAATATGCAATCACATATGATGATGAGGCATGGAATGATGATGAGAAGTCCATTTACAAATCCTTTATGGTGGTTATTCCCGATTAATCCTCTAGGTATGGGTTTAATGTTTGTTCATACTAACATTAATATTGTTCTGAAAACAATATTTACTTCTTATATGTTTGTCATGGCAACTACAATGACACCTTTTTATGTTATAATGATGGGAGCTGAGATGAGCTATTTAGTTTATGAGAGATATAAGCACGCAAAAAACCTAGGGGTTAAGAGATGGACTTTAGTTATCCTTTTAGGGATCCCAATATTTGTAGTTTTAATACCATACTATACAAACTTTTACATTTTCGGAATGAGTGGTATGATATTCCCAGTAACTCTATTACCGTTTACATTGTCATTACTTGCAGTTGCGATAGCCTCAACATTGTTTGGTAGAAGGGCTTACTGTAACGCTGTTTGCATGTCTGCTCATATGTGGACTAATATATTTTATGATCAATTTAAGCCAAAGAAGAGCAGTAAAGTATGGGAATATTTAAGATGGGTTTTTATAATTCCTATGGTTGTAGCATTCTCCCTGTACATATTCATGGAAATTCACTTATGGACTCCGCCAAAGATAGGGATGACAACCCTTGACCCATTAAACTTTTACGGGATGTTTGTGCTGAACTATATTTGGTGGATATTTTACTTTTTAACCCCAGTATTTGGTGCCTATAGCTGTGCTAGACAAGGATGGTGTGGTTTTGGAACATTTGCCGGGTTATTTAACAAAGTATTTTTCAAAATAAAGGCCCATGAAGTTGAGACATGTAAGAGTTGCGAAATAAAAGCCTGCGACTCTTCTTGCCCAGTAAAAATACCGATATCCCAAGACATAATAAGCAAAGGATATTCAAATAGGATAAGCTGTGTGGGTTGTGGAGATTGTGTTGAAGCTTGTCCATACAACAATTTAGAGATAGTAGATATAACAAGTTATTTAAGAAAAAATCACATAGCTTCCTGAATTATTTGAAGGATTTGATTTCCTTCTGTTTGAATGAAGGAGATTTGTGAAGGAACATTGCCATTTTTTATATCCTGAAGAATCATTGCTGGAAGCTGAGTGTTATAATTATTATCGGCAGCGTATTGGGCCAGTAGCCCCGGCATGCCAAAGTTTACTTCTTGGTCATAACCCAGCATTATCCAAGTACCATTCGGTCCAGTTATTATAATTGTAGATACAACATGTGGTGGATTTCCTAAATATGCTATTCCTACGTTATGTCCGGGAAATGGTGTAGTTATTTGATATTGGTAAATAAGATTATAAACCCATGATGGGGCGAGTTTTTGTAACTCATTTAATTCAAAATTAACAAGTGAGTTACCAGAATAGGTTATAATTGTTCCATTTGGTAGTGAGGCTGAGGAGTTTGAGGTAAATATTCTACCTAGTAAATATATTGCATGAAATTCTACGCTAGAGTTTGAATTAAAAGAGTTGAATATTAGTCCGGGTACTTTGCCAGGAATTGTATTATCTGGTGGTGAGATTGGTACATGTTCTAGATCAGAATAGTTTGGTGTAACGTTAATTACACCATAATGGCTTAATGCAATATAAAGTCCCCAAGAGTCTGAAGCGCCAAATGGGCAACCGATCCAACTAACTAGATATACTTCAACTTTACCAGCGGGTGCATAATCTTGAGTGGATACTTTCGCAAATTGAAAGAAGGGTTCTTGGGTATTTATCACACTATTCCCAGAACTCCCAGAATTTGAATGAATCATTGGTAACATAATAAACACTATTAATACTAGAACTAATGCAATAAATGGTATATATAATAATTTGCTTTCACTATTCTCTTTTTTCTTTCTTTTTGCCATCGTAATTAATAGTAGGCTTAAAGTAATAACTTTTTTCCTAAAATCTTATTTGTTTATAAATATCTGCACTTTATAACACTTCAGTTACACTTATATTTACTATTATTTATTTTATTGATAAACGGGTAACTAAATTGAGAAGAAGAATTAGGCTACTAAGTATCAAGGGCGGTGTAGGAAAATCAGTATTGTCTTTGTTAATAGCTAACTATCTGAAGGAGGTTGAAATACCATTTATAGTGGAGGAATTAGATCCAATTGAAACAATAAGAGTCTTATCATCTAATACTTTACCTATTATTATTTACTTCTCCACAAATGACTTTCTCTATAAGAGACTAAAAGTAAACGAAAATAAGTTAAGAAAGCAGTTAGAGAAATATCACTGGCTAATATCAATTTCTGATATGTTTACTGGAATAGATCCTAACAGTGATATTGTGCAGTTTCAAGATTCCGTTACCAGTGTAAATTTAAACGTATTTCTTACAGATAAATCTACAGTATCTTATACTGTAGAATATGCAATTAAATGGAAATCACCTAGGATTTTGATAATTAATTTTGCTGATGATCCTAAGAAAATCGAAGAAGAATTTATTGATTATGTTTATGGTGAGGGTATTTTTCATAAGGTTTATGGGATACCATTTTATGGTTCATTTTCAGAATTAGAAAATTCTCCAATAATTAGAAAAATTATAAAAGATTTGTTAGATATTTTGATTCAAATATAATT from Sulfolobus sp. S-194 encodes the following:
- a CDS encoding 4Fe-4S binding protein, with amino-acid sequence MTSLLSIVVLTYIVLMMGINFAILGYILRKEYLNRRAVLFLLSIILYMGVESVSLGYIIFYHGSPFIEPLVLLLASIPIIMSAIIKSEVVRVRSDKLSASLLAFSIVFDEVAMGYLYASAFGPHIFNPFINAVSNIAFGIMMLADGIFFLLISRVKSIIEFSLTTFAISMAFLPSIFIESGKLTELIVSFISTIIMITNIVTLYLIEIRRVTLQGQLFSITLAFFDFLMMLGLTTFASFNDMWLISLSIVLSMIWYFVLIFYEIPSRRIEMKLRYPFIFLVFVNLAELTMGFGESVLGFTITNSIFSNMQSHMMMRHGMMMRSPFTNPLWWLFPINPLGMGLMFVHTNINIVLKTIFTSYMFVMATTMTPFYVIMMGAEMSYLVYERYKHAKNLGVKRWTLVILLGIPIFVVLIPYYTNFYIFGMSGMIFPVTLLPFTLSLLAVAIASTLFGRRAYCNAVCMSAHMWTNIFYDQFKPKKSSKVWEYLRWVFIIPMVVAFSLYIFMEIHLWTPPKIGMTTLDPLNFYGMFVLNYIWWIFYFLTPVFGAYSCARQGWCGFGTFAGLFNKVFFKIKAHEVETCKSCEIKACDSSCPVKIPISQDIISKGYSNRISCVGCGDCVEACPYNNLEIVDITSYLRKNHIAS
- a CDS encoding DUF929 domain-containing protein yields the protein MAKRKKKENSESKLLYIPFIALVLVLIVFIMLPMIHSNSGSSGNSVINTQEPFFQFAKVSTQDYAPAGKVEVYLVSWIGCPFGASDSWGLYIALSHYGVINVTPNYSDLEHVPISPPDNTIPGKVPGLIFNSFNSNSSVEFHAIYLLGRIFTSNSSASLPNGTIITYSGNSLVNFELNELQKLAPSWVYNLIYQYQITTPFPGHNVGIAYLGNPPHVVSTIIITGPNGTWIMLGYDQEVNFGMPGLLAQYAADNNYNTQLPAMILQDIKNGNVPSQISFIQTEGNQILQIIQEAM